CATAAGATAGAACAAAGGCACAACTAGCTAAAAATCCACTAGTTGTGCCTTTTTACGTGCAAAACTTCCGATTGTCCGCTATAAGAACCGTCCCCATGTTTCTTTATTCTTATTGCTCTTCATTTTGAGCAACACTTTTGTCTTCTAAAAAATTATTAAGAGCTTCTATATTTTGATCGAAGTCCACTTCTAATACGTCACCAAGATTTTCATCCCGTTTATTTTGAAAGCTGCCATCTTCAGGGAGACGGAATGTTTCTATATTACTACTTTTCTTCGTTAAAATGTCTTTTCCAATTGTCAAAAGGGTTGAGGTATCAATATTTGTATCTATGTATTTGTTTATAAGATCTACTAGCTTAGGAAGTTTTACCACACTATTAAGACTTACAGCTTCTTCCGTTAATTTTGAGATTACTTCCTGCTGTCTTTGAACTCGTCCGAAGTCACTTAAACGATCATGACGAAAACGGACATATCCTAACAATTCTTTCCCATGCAGTTTTTGTTTCCCTTTTTCTAACGGCGTGTCTATCCCATAAGACATCTCATAAGGGACATCTACTTCAATTCCATTTGGCACAAGCAGATCGACTACTTTTTCGAATCCTTTAAAGTCTACAATCGCATAATAATGAAGATCCAGACCGAAATTTTCTTTAATCGTTTCCCTTAGTAATTCAGGACCTCCAAACGAATAAGCTGCATTTAATTTCTGCTGTCCATGTCCCGGTACAGAGACCATCATATCACGCATAAGAGAGATAAGTTTTATTTTATGAGATTTTGGATCATAATGAGCCACCATGATCGTATCGGTTCGAGATTGTTTTTCTCCCCGTGAGTCACTACCTAATAAAAGAACATTGATGGCACCTTGTTTATTTTTCTCTCCTTTAAAGGTTTGTTTTCCTTTCGCTTTTTCAAGTGGGTGGTTGAGGGTATTTATTGTACCTTCTATGTACTGAAATATTTGACCAAGACCAACTATAAAAATACCTATTAGAAGTAGGGCGCCAAACACTCTCCTCCATTTTACTTTTTTTCTATTCTTTTTCGACCGTGTCAAATTTTGCACCACCTAGGCTGAATAATCAATGTTTGCAGGTATACTATTATATTATTAATTTCTGATAAAGTAAAAAATAAACCAGAGTTTGTTTTGATTCTTTTAACAACCCTTGAAGTAGTGATTATCTCATATTTAGTTTTCAACTTTTTTAATTTCAGGTTACATTTTTCTGAATTTCTGATTACATTTTCATTTTTTTGCTGTCACTTATCTAGTATTCACAGAGGAATTTCTTAGGGTTCTAAAGATTTTTGTCTTAAACTATATTAAAATGGTAGAAAATAATTGTTTAGGGAGTGTAGAAAATATGAATATAAGTTTATTTCATGCATTGGAAGGTGAAAATATCTCCTTTAAATCACTAAGTACAAATGATGCTCAAGAGATCCATAATTTTGCATCAGATGAGGAAGTTTCACGTTATATTGGCTGGAGTTTAATGAACACGTTGAATGAAACAAATGAACACATTGAAACGATGGTAAAACGTGAGTTAGCGGGTACTCATTTATATGCTTCCGTTGTTCTAAAATCAACTCAAGAAATTATTGGGACAGCTATGATTTTCAATTTTGATCATAATGCTAAGAGAGCAGAAATTGGATATGTTTTTAATAGAGATTATTGGGGAAAAGGTTATGGAACAGAGTGTGTTGCTTTAATGAGTAATTTCGCATTTGAAACTCTTAATCTG
The DNA window shown above is from Neobacillus sp. WH10 and carries:
- a CDS encoding LCP family protein produces the protein MTRSKKNRKKVKWRRVFGALLLIGIFIVGLGQIFQYIEGTINTLNHPLEKAKGKQTFKGEKNKQGAINVLLLGSDSRGEKQSRTDTIMVAHYDPKSHKIKLISLMRDMMVSVPGHGQQKLNAAYSFGGPELLRETIKENFGLDLHYYAIVDFKGFEKVVDLLVPNGIEVDVPYEMSYGIDTPLEKGKQKLHGKELLGYVRFRHDRLSDFGRVQRQQEVISKLTEEAVSLNSVVKLPKLVDLINKYIDTNIDTSTLLTIGKDILTKKSSNIETFRLPEDGSFQNKRDENLGDVLEVDFDQNIEALNNFLEDKSVAQNEEQ
- a CDS encoding GNAT family N-acetyltransferase; the protein is MNISLFHALEGENISFKSLSTNDAQEIHNFASDEEVSRYIGWSLMNTLNETNEHIETMVKRELAGTHLYASVVLKSTQEIIGTAMIFNFDHNAKRAEIGYVFNRDYWGKGYGTECVALMSNFAFETLNLHKLHASVIDANVGSARILEKNGYVLEGQLKDHFFIEGKYYNDLLFGKIQTKND